The sequence TGTACTAAAACTGCAACAGCTGTTACACAGGGAGGAGTCATTCTTCTACAAACACCCATTTCGCAAAAGGTTCATTTTACAAAGAACTGAATAAATAGGAAGTTAGAGTAGCGCTGTATCTATTGCTGCTTTCAAGTGGTGGAGCAGTGCCTCCGGAGGTGGAGAAAGTGATGTCAGGTCTAGTTTCTTGAAATCTTCATTAGCACTCAATGATGTTAACACCTTCACAGTCCTCTTTAAATCAAACACTGCATGGAGCATGCCCAAGGTGGAAATGGCAGCTTTTGGAGTGTTTTTTGCTGAAGCTTCGTCATCCAGGCCATTTTCCAAGATAGAAATCCTATTCTCTGCAATAACTTTGAGGAAGTTGTAGAACTCCTTGTAGTCTATACCCGTACAAGATTTCATGATCAGctatggggaaaaacaaaacaaaaaccagcactGAAATGGAAGGAACTCTTCTGTTTACAGTAAGAATTACAGGCTTATCTACCCAGAATCatgagtaacttttttttttttgcggtTTCCTGATGGCACTAAAATTTCTTAACTGATTTGAAACTGCATtagcccccccaaaaaaaaacaacacacagttTGTTCTAGCTACTAAATGCCTGTGATTTTTGCAACTATTATTGGAGGGTATCAATCGAGCAGTATTATCAACCTCCAGAAATAAACTTTACACCTGCTTCACACTTAAGATTTTGGGAACATACAGGATACAACACTGTTCATTAATTTTGCCTTCTGAAAGCATTATATTTGCAAACACACAAGCCTCCTGCCACCTTCAGTTTAATTTTACTTGTTCTGGATTCGCTGTTCGATTACGAATGATATTCAAACCAGTTTTCCTGTGTGACAGTCTCTAAGTTCTgctgtttaaatgaaaaagcacttatgttacaaaagagaaagtaaatacTACATAAAGGATTGATCCCAATGCTAACCCCATAGCTGAAGAACAGTTGAAGCATTAGTTTTTCAGACAACATCCTAACCTCCTTGACAAAGCAAATATGCACTGACACAAGCCTTTCCCTATCTTCCTAAAGTAATATTTAACTTCCTGAGAAAGGAAATCGTCACAAGTTCCTACTTCCTTAAGAATCATGAACTAATTCCAGGTAGGAGCTTAAGGACCTGTGTGTCTTAGAGCTCTAATAAGGTAGCACCATAAAACCCCAAAATATGTGACCCCTGAGTCAGCCAGCCAGAAACGTGTTGTTATACCTGACATTGTAAGTGCCAATCATCCATAGGGTCCTTCCACTCATTGATTTCCCGCTGGACAGCTGCTAATTCATCCTGCAGGAAGCACCACATTATAGCTACGTTGCAGCCGTTCACCCAGTTGTGGTTAATGGAGATGGTATCCTCCTGAAGGAAGAGGTTAAATCGTTATTAATCTCTACCTaaactttttctaaaaaagTTTCTCTCTCTAAACTTTTTTCTAGTCCAGTTAGACTTTTAGCATCCACAAAATGCCATGGCAATAAAAGTTTGATCCAATTCAAGCCTACTGTTTATCTCTCTGTGTCATTAAAAGGTTGGCATCAGTTATCTTACCAGGTTGTAAACTTGATGGTGCCATCCACTGGGGATGAAGACTATCTCCCCTGCTTCCTGCACGACTTCTACAGGGGGTTGGCTTTGGTTGTAGCGAGGGTAAACACTCTTGTCCTGAAGACCAGGCGCAGTGACATCGAAGGGCAAGTTGCCGTGGCGATCTTTCAGGTAGTCCTCCTGACCTGGTGGGTAGAGCAGCCATTTCTTCCTCCCGCATATATTGGCTGACCAGCTATAGGAACGGAAGACATCAGCGTGGAATGGAGTCCTGTGGGGCAAATCAGAGGCTTGAGTAAAGACAGTAACTAAAATATGTACAAGGAATTCATGTCTACATGAGTCAAGCACACAGAAGGCAACCTTTACTATGCAAACCTGATCCCAACCTGTCAGCCTCTTCATTTACTTCTATTTTAGTATTCAGAGACCATTGTATCTGCACAGTATTGCAGCATTTTATatcctctttgtttctttatcagTTAATTGTTAATCTGTCCTATAAGTTCTTCAACAGCAGGAGATTGTGTGACATGAACTGCTGAGAATACTCTAAATGCAAATTTATCACCAAGGCTCAACTTAATTTGCCACCTGCAAAATATCTGACCAACCCATCAGCGCCCCTCTGAGGCTTCTGTTGGCTCTGCAAATCACAAGAGGTTGATGGTCCCCTAtgtcttttcttctctaaaacCTTTCATAAACCTGCTGACACTCCTTACAGATTCTGTGTAAACTATTCAGGACTTTTTACAGGGCAAAAGGACCTCAGCTGACTGCATCAGGAATCTtcacatccagaaaaaaatcagctgctcAAGAAACAAGATTGCTGGATTCACTGCTGCACTGCCTGAAAGTGCACGATATCCTGAAATACGATGTGATAATCCCTGTAAGTCTTAAAAATCCCccataaatcttaaaaaaatatatgtaaaaatgacAGAAACCAAGCTGTCTTACCATGAACCTTTAGGTCCCATGTAGACAAACCGGTAGTCATCCACAGCTATGGCATCCCAGTACTCATTCAGCCAGTCAGATGAGAAATACACGGGTGTTGTATAAACATCTTGCTCTGGGAAAGCTCTTAAAAAGATAAAGTGTGGGACATGGGtctcagaaaaatacagtgttatTCCTTCTACCTCAGTTCCCCAAGCCTAGAAGCAGAGACCAATCTAGCAGGCCATTAATACCTTGCTTCCATCTCCTTTGTACCATTTACAACTCCAAGTTGCATTCAAAATGCATGCAACTGTGTTCTTCTGTCTCCCAGGAAAGCTGTGAAGCTTGACTATTATTTTGGAGACTCCTCCTCATCATGGCAAAGACAGTTCCTAATAAACACTTTCATTTTAGCTGAGATGCCATCAAAGCCAGTTATCCAACTGGATGACAGATTGGGGGTGTAAGGGTTAGGAGGGAAGCCAGGCTGTGGGATTCGACAAATGTGTGGCCTCTTCCCACAGTATATATTGCCCCTTTCCTATTGAGGCCACACGTGCAGACTTTCTGCAGCAAACCACAGGACTAATGtctgtgaaagcaaacaaaggcaGAGGTAGAGACTGACTAATTTCCTGTGTTATAAGTCACTGGTACATTcaaaagtgaaaacaagaactgaaaacaagaagGCTGGATTAGAAGCTGGATACATTTAAGGAAGAAGAGGTTTGGGTGAAAAGACATACAAGTCCCAGCCAGATGTGGTTGAATAGACAATTCAAACATCTCCCAAGCAGCGGGCTGAAGAAAGAAAGCCTGCACAGGTTGAAGTCTACTTTAATGACTGGGAAAGTTAGTAAAGAAAATGGATACTAAAGGATCATAGTTCatatgaaaaaggagaaaatgctcACTGAATTAAGCACCATTAGAAATGTCTCCCTTCTTTTTAGAAATAACAGTTCAATGAAAGCCAAATGTTACAGTCACCTGGTTCCCACAGTCATgtaaaacacagatgaaaaagcaAGTGCTCAAGACTGGAAGCCTCTTCAGGACACAGTGAGCTGTTTAAGAATCTCACTGCACATTGTACACCATGAACAGGACTGATATTTCAGTGGGCAGGTGCTAACAAACAGCACTGGCAACATTTAAACTCTCAAGCATGAAAAGGACAAGCATTAAGGCttcacagcagctccctgctgcgcGTGGCATGCAGGGGGTTGCACGGTGCTCTCTTACCTGCTCAGGTGCCAGTCCTTCAGGTAAAGGCACCCTCGGGATGAGCGGTAGTCATTTTTAATGTACTCTTTCCAGTAATTTATGTACTCCTTGAAGGGGAGCTGCTCCTTTGGGTTCGAATTGTACTCCTTGACATCACAGTTGGCAACAGGTACTATAGCATCTCCTGAAATATAAACTCTTTGAGCTCACGTGGGAACAGAGTAACTGGTGCTGAAACTGAACTCCTTTAACCTTATCCACTGCAGCCGCCTCTAATGTCTGGGCACTACCATGCTAAGAACAGTCCAAATCCATAAAGCAACAATCACGTGCCCAGCTCTCACTCCTGACACCGCCATTCTAGGCAAACAAACAtgcttcaaaacagaaattatttacttaATATGGGCTGCAGTTCCTTTTTAACAAACTACATTGGGAATTGATACTTATTAAATACACTATTAATTTACAGTCTAAAGTTTAGCTCTGAGATTtttcactgcaaatattttctccttgcCTATCCCTACTCATTAAGTGTCAGGCTGCTCTTGTGGTTATAGTCAAGCAAGTATATAAAATGGTTCAGTTAAATTATACagcactttttattttgcttcattaaGGACACAAATTCAAGATTGGAAATCTGACTGCAACGAAAAGTATGAATACGTATAGAAAACAGATGCATTAACTTAGTAAAAAGTCTGGAGAATTGCTTCAGTTTGGCTAGTGGTTCAATTTCtagacaaataaaacaaagtatgGTGCCATTTAGCATATGTTTCAATTAGGTATTAAAAACACCATGACTTACCAAACTTCTGCAGCAGGTAATCAAAATCAGGCTTTCCATCCCACGTAACCCAgtttctcctgctgccccagccatCAGTGaattttgctgagaaaacaCAGGGATGGTTGGGAATCAGGTAATCGCGGAAGAAGTCTGAGTACGTGAACGATTCTACTTTATCAATAAAGTCAACGTGTCCCGCGGGGAGGCAGAATGCGCTCTGAGACGAGCTGCTGTAGTCACGGAAAAAGGCAGTGGAGCAGGCAAATGTTGCCCTGTCCATGCAGGCTGGAGGCTCTTCCTGGCTTGGCCAAGGCAGCACGGACCAGATGCTCCCCCGTTACATGCCTCGATCCTCGAAGTCTGTGAAAACTCACAGGAAAATATGAACGCTGAGAGGTAAATCGGGGTGTTGTGCAAGGGCACACCAGGCTAATTAGGATCTTCCATGCTTTGTAACGTGTAACGCTGGGGGGTTCCTGATGTTATGTGGCAAAGATGCTGTGTTCCTGTCACGTTCTTGCCTGGGCAACCCCGCTCTCTGGGGGCAGTCGGCGAGGGCTGGCTCCGTCCTAAAAGAGCAGAATTAATTTCAGCGGGGGTCCCTTGTACACAATTTATTGTGTGGGGGGCAACAAACCACCCCCAAACACTCAGGACCACAGCAGACAGCTGCAGACTGTTGGAAGGGGGGGCTCCTTTGTGAAAAGGGAGGATCCGAAATGCggcaacccccccccccacacaccctcctcagcccctcctcagcGGGCCGGGGAGCTCCCACAGGCGAAAGGAAGCAAAGAGACGGCGGGGAGCGGGGAATAAAAGCGGGGTGGCCGCGCCCAGGGCGGGGAGAACCGGCACGGTACGGAAAAAGGCTTCGGGAGAGAGGATACCGAGGGGACTGAGGGACAGCAGGGCGCtaaaggggagcagggagccgggggagagctgggggatGAGGGAGACGCGCGGCCGCCATCTTGGCGCCGCCATTTTGAGCCCCCCCCCTCAGCTCCACAGGGAGCACCCGGACGCCATAGGGCGACGCACACATCGCCCCCCTGTAAGGTTCGCGGCCCGTCCGTGAGGCGGATGGGTCCCGAGGGAGCCGAGGGGACACCGGGAGGCCGCCGCTACTCACCGGTGCCTCCCTCGGGGCTTCACGGCGGGGCTTCACGGTGGCGGGAGGCGGAACCTCCCCGCGCCGCCTCCCGGAACGCCCGAGTTCGGGCAGCGGCGCCGGGGGGGAGCGTGAGGAGGGGGCGCTGCGCTCAGCCA comes from Aythya fuligula isolate bAytFul2 chromosome 2, bAytFul2.pri, whole genome shotgun sequence and encodes:
- the JMJD4 gene encoding 2-oxoglutarate and iron-dependent oxygenase JMJD4 yields the protein MDRATFACSTAFFRDYSSSSQSAFCLPAGHVDFIDKVESFTYSDFFRDYLIPNHPCVFSAKFTDGWGSRRNWVTWDGKPDFDYLLQKFGDAIVPVANCDVKEYNSNPKEQLPFKEYINYWKEYIKNDYRSSRGCLYLKDWHLSRAFPEQDVYTTPVYFSSDWLNEYWDAIAVDDYRFVYMGPKGSWTPFHADVFRSYSWSANICGRKKWLLYPPGQEDYLKDRHGNLPFDVTAPGLQDKSVYPRYNQSQPPVEVVQEAGEIVFIPSGWHHQVYNLEDTISINHNWVNGCNVAIMWCFLQDELAAVQREINEWKDPMDDWHLQCQLIMKSCTGIDYKEFYNFLKVIAENRISILENGLDDEASAKNTPKAAISTLGMLHAVFDLKRTVKVLTSLSANEDFKKLDLTSLSPPPEALLHHLKAAIDTALL